The segment GACCGTCGTCCCCTCTGTCGCCCGCCTGTCCGAGCTGTCCCGCGACGACGTCCGCACTGCCGCCGGGGCTCATCGAGAAGACCAGCCCGGATTCGGTGTCGGCGACGTAGACCGTGCCGTCGTCAGCGACGTCGAGGCCGTCCGCGCCCGAGAACCCGTCGACGGTGGTCGCGACCTCCGCCTCCCCGATCAGTGGGACCAGGGTCCCCTCCGCCGATCCGAAGGAATCCGCCGCCGCGGAGGGTGCGGCGGCGACGGTGATCCCCAGCCCAAGTGTGGTGGCGAACGTCGCGGCGAGGACCAATCGAGGGGTCGGGTTCCGGCGCATCGGCCCGGGCACCTTTCGTCGAGGCGTGTCGAGGGGGTCACGGGGCGGTGGGGGACGGTCCGCCGCGGTCCGCGGTCGGGGGACAACGGACCACACGCCTCCGATTCTAGGGACCGTCCGGGCGCTCACCGTGACGGGGGCGAGATCCGTGTTCGGACCCACCGCCGGGGGAGGCCAGGCACACGCGAAGGCTCAACGCCCGACGAGGGCGCCGATCTCGGAGCGGCGCGCCCAGGCTATGAGCGCGAATATGACACCGAGGGCGACGGTCTGGACCGCGAACGCCTCGTAGCCCGCGGCGAGGAAGAGGTTGGCGACGGTCGCGCCCACCATTACCCCGAGCAGACCGAGGGCCGCGAGGCCCGCCAGGCGCGGGATCAGCAGCCCCACCGCTCCGGCGACCTCCAACACACCCGTGACGTAGCGAAGCCACTGGCCGAGCCCGATGTCGGCGAAGAGCCGCACCGCGTCGGCGCTCCCCATCAGCTTGGGGATCCCCTGCACGACGAGAAAGAACGCGGCGAGGAGTATCTGGACGGCCCACAGGACGGCCGTCAACCACGTGGGTCGCAACCGCCCGCTCGACACCGGCTCTCCGCTCATCCCAGGTCTCCTTTCTCGCGTTATCCTCGTCGCGTCCACACTGCCGTGGAGTGGCAGGCCGTGACCACTTCCGGCCGGAGCCCCTGGGCCCGTCGTCGTCGAGAATCACTCGGGCGAGGACCGATGGAAAGGCACCCGAGATCCGCAGGACGTCCGCTTCCTCCGCTGGGGCCCCGGAGCCGCGAGCCGTGGGGGCCTTGTCCCTCCTCGTACCCCTGACGCACGCCCCGGACCCACGTCCTGTCTCCCTGTTGGTGCCTTCGAAACCGGTACCGCCGACCCGGTCGAATCCCGCGCGTGGGTCGGGTGCGAATCCCTGGTCGACCACCGGGCACTCCCTGTTGGTCGGACCCCGCCGAGCCGAACGCCGATACGGTGCGGCCACCGGGGCCGAGGCGTCGACCGAAAACCAGGAACGGGTGTCCCGGTGACGAACCGCTCTCGGCCACCGGGACCGCTCGAAGCACTGTCCACTCGAGGGCGAGCCGCGACGAACGAGCGGGCTTCCGTTGTCCTCGGCCCCGGACGCTGCGAGGATCGACCCACATCCCCGCGATCGTGACCTCCTGATCACTGACCACCTGGTAGTGCCCGGCTCGTCACCCGATCCGACCGCGCAGGAGTCCGCCATGGCAGAGCTCCCTCACGGAACACCCGACCCGCGCCGCGTCCCCCAGTGGGCGCCGACCACCCCGGGCCCGGCCGGAGGAGCCGCTCCACCGCCTAGGGGCGGAGCGGCGGGCCGGCCCAAGTCTTCCACGGGGCGCACCGTTGGGGTCACCTGCCTGACCCTGGTCCTGGCGGCGGCCCTCGGTCTCCTCACGTTCGGGGGCCTGCTCTACTGGCACTTCACCTCCCCTGAGTACCAGCGCAGGATCTTCGACCAGTGGGGAGGCCACGACCTGGCCGACGACGCATGTGAGCGTCTCGCCGCCGCCCTCCCGGCCGGCCTCCGGGCGGGCCCGATCTCCCCTGAGTGGACCGACGACGAGAACGCGCCCTTGACCTGCCACTTCACCATCCCTGACGCCAGCGGCGCCGGCACCGAATGGAGCGTCGAGGTCACCTACTCGGTGCGCCATCAACCCCTGCTTTTCGGTGTGGATCGGTCCACCATCCTCGACGGCCGCTACGGCGGCGACAGCGAGTCCGAGGAGCTGCTGGCCGATTGGCAGGAGGTGTCGGACTGGCGTGGCGTCGACGGCGTGGGTGAGCGGGCCAAACACTTCCTGCTCTGGGACGACGGTTCTGATTCCGCGACTGGGGAGTGGCGCCAGGAGAGCGGCGTCCTCTCCAGCGTGGCGCGAACCCAGGACGACAACGCCGTGATCGACGTCAGCGTGTTCGCGAACCTTCCCCTTGCCGAGGACGACGACTTCGGCGACCCGGACACCTCCGCGATCGCCGCCAACTTCGGCGCACCCGCCGAGGCGATCCTGCCCCACACCCTGGTCGCGCTCGACTGAGACCCACCGTCATGGCCACCGCTCGGCCGCCCCGCGACAGCGCCCTTTCGAGCCGGTGCCCGCTTGGTACCATTCGTGCGATGCGACCCCCGGTCCCCGCCAATCCGTGCGGCGTCATCACCCCCTCTCCGCCCCGGGAGCCGGGGGCGGCGAGCTCGTACGTGGGGTCCGCATTCGCCACCGTCCGACCCAGGTCAAGAATGGGACCGGTAGCTGGCCCTCGAGTGTGGGGTGGGACTCGGCGCCCACGACCACTGCCCCTCGACCCACGAAGCGGTCCGCGCCCCTCCTGACCCCCACGCGGAGCGCACAACACGCCCCGGCCGCACGCCCCAGCCCCCGTCGAGCGCGCCGTTCCTGACCGGCCACAACGGAAAGGCCCCCTCCCATGTCGGACGAGTTGCTGGTTCAACGCCTCGTGTCGGCGGCCCGGGCCGCGTTCACCCACGCACGCGACGCCGACCCGGACGAGCTGTTCTACTGCCACGCCTTCTACGCGTCCAGCGGCCTGTTCACCTCGATCCAGCCGGTGTGCACCACCGAACGCGACCACCGGGCCACGATCGCCGGCACCGAGCACTCCGCCGAGCAGGAGGAGTTCCTCCGCTGGAACCCGCCCGACTGGCCGGGGTTCGACGCCGCCGAGGAGTCGGCGGCCGAGGAGATGACCGCCCTCCAGGACACCCTGTCCGACCGGCTCCCGGACCCGTTCGCCGAGGGGCTCGACGCCGCGGTGGCCGAGGCGGAGGCGGCCACCCGGTACGAGGCCTGCGTCCAGGCTCTGGAGATCCTCGACGCCGAAGGCTGCTTCGGCGCGGGTGAGGAACGGGAGCGCACCATCCTCGCGGTGCTGTGTCCGGAGGTGGCCGGGGACGAGGAGGCGGACGCGGTCCGGCACCTCAATCCGCGGGGCGCCATCGACCGGTACTTCCCCGACGGTGTGTGGGAGGGCCCTCCGCCCCTCGGGGACCCCCTCGCGCTCGACTGCCCACCCACCCCGCACAT is part of the Spiractinospora alimapuensis genome and harbors:
- a CDS encoding DoxX family protein — its product is MSGEPVSSGRLRPTWLTAVLWAVQILLAAFFLVVQGIPKLMGSADAVRLFADIGLGQWLRYVTGVLEVAGAVGLLIPRLAGLAALGLLGVMVGATVANLFLAAGYEAFAVQTVALGVIFALIAWARRSEIGALVGR